Within the Kingella potus genome, the region CGTTTGTTGCCGGTTTTCCCGAAATCATGCAGGCAACGGCGGACACGCTGGCGCGGCGCGGCGATGTGTCCGCCCGTGCGGCAGGCTGCGGCCTGGGTACGGCAGAGGGCGCGTCCCGCCTGCTCGGTACGCTTTTTCAGACGGCCTCCGATACGCCGCTGCTCTTGGATGCCGACGCGCTCAACCTGCTGGCAGGAGATGCCGGCCTGGCGGATGCTGCGGCGCGTTATCCGACGCTGGTCATTACCCCCCATCCGGCCGAAGCCGCGCGGCTGTTGGGCACCGCAACCGCGCAGATTCAGAGCCGCCGTGCGGATGCGGTGCGGCGGCTGGCGGAACGCTTCGGCGCGGTGGCGGTGCTGAAAGGACACCGTACGCTGGTGTGCCGCCCAGGCGGGGAAACCTACGAAAACCGCAGCGGCAACGCAGGGCTGGCCACCGCAGGCAGCGGCGACGTGCTCTCGGGCATCATCGGCAGCCTGCTGGCACAAGGCTGCGAACCGTTTGAAGCGGCCTGTGCCGGCGTGTGGCTGCACGGTGCGGCGGCCGACATACTCGCCGCATCAGGCATGGGGCCGGCCGGCCTGCTGGCCGGAGAAATCGCCCCCGCCGCCCGCTGGCTGCGCAATATGCTGATTGATAACGAATTAAAATAACTATTTGATAAAAATCAAATTCCGTAAAAATAAGGAGGAGGAAGACGGCAATGTTATCTTTTCTTTACATTGAACGTCCTATAATCCTCCGCTTCATCAACAACACTAACCGGGGAAATAAAAAATGTCAGAACCGTTTTTGCATTGGACTTCCGATTTGGACACCGGCATCGAGCAGGTGGACGAACAGCATAAAATCCTTGTGCAGTACATCAACGAAATGCACGACGCACACGTTGCCGGCAACCGCGAAGCGGTGGGCCAGGCTTTGGATCATCTGATCGAATACACCGTACAGCACTTTTCCGACGAAGAAGACCTGCTGAAAATGGCGGAATATCCGCTGGTTGACGCGCACCACCGCGTACATGAAAATTTCGTCAACAAAGTGCAGACCTACAAAGGCCGCTTTGACAACGGCGACGATGTCAGCCAGGAGCTGCTGGACATTCTCGAAACCTGGCTGTTTATGCATATCCGCCGCAACGACCACGGCTATGTGCGCCATGTGAAAGAAAAGCTGGGACTGTAAGCCGCCAGGCAGACAAGAACACAAGAGGCCGTCTGAAAACCGTATTTGGCGTTTTCAGACGGCCTCTCTTGTATGCTTGCCGTCCGGCGCATGAATGCCGTTTGTGCCGGTGTGCCGCAAATGTGATGCCTGTTTGCCGTGTGTCGGGTGTGTGGCACAAACCACGCACGCGGTTTTGCGTATTCAGACGGCCTTTTAACTGTTTTGCAAAACACCGTGCCAACAGCCGCAACCGTGTGCGCCGCTGCTGCGTCATCCCATCGGACGCATATAGGGCGTATCGTCCGGGCGGCGCAACGCAGCCAATCAGGCTTTTCCCAAACGCAAAAATGCGATCATGGCAGAGCCGCCACGCGCCTTATATGGCGAAAAAGGCCGTCTGAAAACAGCTTTGCCGAAGCTGTGTTTTCAGACGGCCTTTCGGTTTTCGGGCGTAGGGTTTAGGAAACCACTTCGCCGTTTTGGCGCGCCCGTTCGGTGGCGCGGTTGACGTGCATCTGCTGGGCGATGGTCAGAATGTTGTTCACCACATAGTAAAGCACCAGTCCGGCGGGGAAGAGGAAGAACATGACGGAGAACACCAAAGGCATGATCTTCATCATTTTTGCCTGCATCGGGTCGGAAGGCGGCGGATTGAGGGTGGTTTGGAACATCATGGTGGCGGTCATCAGCACGGGCAGGATGAACCAGGGATCGTGGCGGGAAAGATCGGTAATCCAGCCCAGCCAGGGAGCCTGGCGCAGCTCGACCGAGCTGAATATCGCCCAGTAGAGGCCGATGAAAATCGGAATTTGCAGCAGCATGGGCAGACAGCCGCCCAGCGGGTTGATTTTCTCGCTTTTATACATCTGCATCATGGCCTGCTGCATTGCCATGCGGTCGTCGCCGTATTGTTTTTTCAGCGCTTCGAGTTTGGGGGCGACGGCACGCATTTTCGCCATGGATTTGTAGGCGGCGTTGTTGAGCGGGTAGAGGATGATTTTGACGATGACGGTAAGCAGGACAATCGCCCAGCCCCAGTTGCCGGTGATGCCGTGCAGTTTGTCCATCAGCCAGAAGAGGGCGGTGGCCGGCCAGTGGACGCGGCCGTAGTCTTTGACCAGTTCGAGGTGGTCGGCGATTTTGCCCAGTGCGGCGGTGGTTTGCGGGCCGGCGTAGAGGTTGGCGGCATAGCTGCGCGTCGCGCCGGCGGGCAGATCGGGTTCGGCTGCGGACACGCCTGCGGTATAGAGGCCGCCTTCGCGCCGCTTGATGTCGATGCGGCAGCCTGAGGCCGCGCAGATGCTTTGGCCTTCTTTGGGCTGCAGTATCCATGCGGAGAAGAAGTAGTGCTGGCTCATGCCGATCCAGCCGGATTGGGTCTGCCGTTCGTATTCGGCCTGGTCGCGGCCTTTTTGGAAGTCGTCGTCCAAATCGGAGAAGGAAACTTTTTGGAAATTGCCTTCGGGGGTGTAGAGGACGGGGCCGGTGTAGCTGGACATAAAGTAGCCCTGTCCGGCAGGCGTTTTGCTGTCGCGGACGACGCGGTAGGCGGCGGCGGCTTTGAGCGGCTTGCCGCTGCGGTTGGCCACATCGAAGCGCACGTTGATCAGATAGCTGCCCTGGGTGAAGGTGTAGGTTTTGGCAATTTCCAAACCGTAAGCGGTGGTGGCGGTGAGGCGGACTTCGGCTTTGCCGTTTTCAAGGCCGTATTGTTTTTTCGCGCTTTTGAAGCTCAAACCCTGCGTCAGGCTGCGTCCGGTTTCGTCTATCAGGTCGGATTGGGCGATGTATATGCCGTCTTTGCCGTTTTCAAACAGGGAGAAGGGTTTGCTTTCGTCGTCGGCGGAGTTGTATTTGAGCAGGGTGAGGCCGCGCAGGTCGCCGCTGGTTTCGTCGATAACGGCGGCAACGGTGTCGGTGGAAACGGTCAGCGGCACGGTGGGATTCAGCACCGCCTGTGCGGCGGCCGGTGCCGCAGCCTGTTGTGCGGACTGCGCCGCCGGATTTTGCACGGGCCTCGGCGCGGGGAAAAACCATTCCCAGCCGAACAGTATCAGCGCGGAAACGGCGAAAAACAGGGTCATTCTTTTGGCATCCATCGGATTTCCTAAAATGTATGTGGGATGTGGCGGAACGGCGGTAAAGGCCGTCTGAAAACGTCGGCGGCAGGAACTTCGCGCCACGGTTTGCCGGATTGTGTTTTCAGACGGCCTGTCGGGGATGGGGCCGTCTGAAAACAGCCAATTTTACAGCCTGCCTGCCGCAGGCGGCATCCTCCGTATCGGAAACATCCGCCGGCGGACGGTATCACGGCACGGGATCGTGGCCGTGGCCGCCCCACGGATGGCAGCGGGCGATGCGTTTCAAAGCCAGCAGGCCGCCTTTTAATGCGCCGTAGCGGCGCACGGCTTCGATGGCATATTGCGAACAGGTGGGCGTGTAGCGGCAGCGCGGCGGAACAAGCGGACTGATGCAGTATTGGTAGAAACGGATTAATGCCAGCAGCAGCTTCGCGCCCATGTTTACACACGCTTTTTTTTCGCTGCGGCCATCAGTCGCGCCAGCTCGGCACGGGCGGCGGGGGCTTCGGCACAATCGAAAGCGCGGCGGACGCGGACGATGAAATCGCAGGGCGGCAGGGTGTTCTTGTGCCGCCGGAACCAGTCGCGGATAACGCGCTTCATGTAGTTGCGCTCGTGGGCGCGGCGGGCGGTTTTTTTCGCCACTACCAGCCCGAGACGGGCGTGGCCGTACGGGTTGGCGGCGGAATACAAAATTTGCAGCAGCTCGCCGCGCCGCTGTTTCCTGAAAGCAAAAACGGAAGAAAATTCTTCCGTTTTCAAGAGGCGGTACTGCCTGCCGAAGCGTTCCAACAAACGGCTCCGCGCTTATACGGCGAGACGCTTGCGGCCTTTGGCGCGGCGTGCGGCCAAAACGGCGCGGCCGCCGCGTGTGCGGGAGCGGACAAGGAAGCCGTGGGTGCGTTTGCGTTTGGTAACGGAGGGCTGGTAGGTGCGTTTCATGATGTTTCCTAAATCGGTTTGTCTGAAAAACGCGCGATTACAACCTAAATTCTTGTTTTTGTCAATCAAATGAATGCCCGCCGCCGCCGGGCAGCCGCTGCGGCGCAACAGGCGGCATTTGCGCCGTTTGCGGTCGGCGGCTGCGTGGCGGCAGGCGGGCTTTTCGGCTATAATCCGCCGTCCCATACCGCACGCGTCTGCCTGTGCGCGTTTCTGTAATGCATGATTACTGCATGATTTTCAAACGGTTTTTCTTATGCACGCTTCGACTCTCGCCGAATTTTGGCCGCTCTGCCTGCGCCGCCTGCACGATACGCTGGACGTGCGGCAGTTTGACACTTGGATCGCGCCCCTGACTGTGGGCGAAGAGGACGGCGTGTGGGCGGTGTATGCGAAAAACCAGTTTGCAGCCAATATGTTGCGCAATCAGTTTGCCGATTTGTTCGAATCTGTACGCGCCGAGCTCGCGCCCGGCCAAAGCCCGCTGGTGTTTAAGGCGGGGCGGGGCGTGTCTTATCCGATGGCGCAGGCGGAGGACGGGAAGCCGCAGGTGCGGAGGCCGTCTGAAAACGCTGCCGCAGCGGATGCGCCGGCACCTGATTCCGGATTGGCGGAAAAGCGCAGGCCTGCCGCCAAACAGAGTGCGCAGGATATTTTGGCCGAGCGTCTGAAAAACCTGCCGCCGAAGGCGCAGGCGGAGGACGAAACCAAAGCACGGGCGGAACCCGCCGCCGCGCCGCCGCGCAAACCCGCTGCCGCCGATGCCCGCGATGTCCATTACAGCCACAGCAATCTGTCGCCCGACTATACGTTTGAAACGCTGGTGGAGGGCAAGGGCAACCGCATGGCCGCCGCCGCCGCCAGATCCATCGCCGAAAATCCCGGCCGCAGCTACAATCCCTTTTTCCTCTACGGCAGCACAGGTTTGGGCAAGACCCACTTGGTGCAGGCCGTCGGCAACGAGTTGCTGAAAAACCGTCCCGATGCCAAAGTGCGCTATATGCACGCCGACGACTATATCCGCAGCTTTATGAAAGCGGTGCGCCACAACAGCTACGACGTGTTCAAGCAGCAGTACAAGCAGTATGATCTGCTCATTATCGACGACATCCAGTTTATCAAGGGAAAAGACCGTACGATGGAAGAATTTTTCTATCTGTACAACCACTTCCACAACGAAAAAAAACAGCTCATCCTGACCTGCGACGTGCTGCCCGCCCAAATCGAAGGCATGGACGACCGCCTCAAATCGCGGTTTTCGTGGGGTCTGACGCTGGAACTCGAGCCGCCCGAATTGGAAATGCGCGTTGCCATTTTGCAGAAAAAAGCCGAGGCATCGGGCGTAACCATCAGCGAAGACGCGGCTTTCTTTATCGCCAAATACATACGCTCCAACGTGCGCGAACTCGAAGGCGCGTTCAAGCGCGTCGAAGCCAGCAGCCGCTTCCAGAAAAAGCCCATCGACATCGATTTGGCCGCCGAAGCCTTGCAGGACATCGTTGCCAGCACTTATAAAGTCATCACCGCCGAGCTGATACTCGACACCGTCGCCAAACACTACCGCGTCAAAATCAGTGAGCTTTTGGGTAAAAAGCGCACCCGCAACATCGCCCGTCCGCGCCAGGTGGCCATGAGTCTGACCAAAGACCTGACCAGCATGAGCCTGCCCGCCATCGGCGATGCGTTCGGCGGCCGCGACCACACCACCGTCATGCACGGCATCAAAGCCGTGGCCAAGCTGCGGCAGGAAGATCCCGAACTGGCGCAGGATTACGAAAAACTGCTGCTGCTGATACAAAACTGATAACCCGGAATGCCGCGAAGACAAGGCAGGCCGTCTGAAAACAAAACACCGAAACCGATACATTTTAAGGAAAACCCATGCTGATACTGCAAGCCGACCGCGACAGCCTGCTCAAACCGCTGCAAGCCGTA harbors:
- a CDS encoding NAD(P)H-hydrate dehydratase — translated: MQYSLYRLPENLSPGEAARRFPFLAAPRAENSHKGTFGTLAVFGGAQGMAGAVVLAASAALLAGCGKVWAGFHREALPMPFVAGFPEIMQATADTLARRGDVSARAAGCGLGTAEGASRLLGTLFQTASDTPLLLDADALNLLAGDAGLADAAARYPTLVITPHPAEAARLLGTATAQIQSRRADAVRRLAERFGAVAVLKGHRTLVCRPGGETYENRSGNAGLATAGSGDVLSGIIGSLLAQGCEPFEAACAGVWLHGAAADILAASGMGPAGLLAGEIAPAARWLRNMLIDNELK
- a CDS encoding bacteriohemerythrin — encoded protein: MSEPFLHWTSDLDTGIEQVDEQHKILVQYINEMHDAHVAGNREAVGQALDHLIEYTVQHFSDEEDLLKMAEYPLVDAHHRVHENFVNKVQTYKGRFDNGDDVSQELLDILETWLFMHIRRNDHGYVRHVKEKLGL
- the yidC gene encoding membrane protein insertase YidC translates to MDAKRMTLFFAVSALILFGWEWFFPAPRPVQNPAAQSAQQAAAPAAAQAVLNPTVPLTVSTDTVAAVIDETSGDLRGLTLLKYNSADDESKPFSLFENGKDGIYIAQSDLIDETGRSLTQGLSFKSAKKQYGLENGKAEVRLTATTAYGLEIAKTYTFTQGSYLINVRFDVANRSGKPLKAAAAYRVVRDSKTPAGQGYFMSSYTGPVLYTPEGNFQKVSFSDLDDDFQKGRDQAEYERQTQSGWIGMSQHYFFSAWILQPKEGQSICAASGCRIDIKRREGGLYTAGVSAAEPDLPAGATRSYAANLYAGPQTTAALGKIADHLELVKDYGRVHWPATALFWLMDKLHGITGNWGWAIVLLTVIVKIILYPLNNAAYKSMAKMRAVAPKLEALKKQYGDDRMAMQQAMMQMYKSEKINPLGGCLPMLLQIPIFIGLYWAIFSSVELRQAPWLGWITDLSRHDPWFILPVLMTATMMFQTTLNPPPSDPMQAKMMKIMPLVFSVMFFLFPAGLVLYYVVNNILTIAQQMHVNRATERARQNGEVVS
- the yidD gene encoding membrane protein insertion efficiency factor YidD, which translates into the protein MGAKLLLALIRFYQYCISPLVPPRCRYTPTCSQYAIEAVRRYGALKGGLLALKRIARCHPWGGHGHDPVP
- the rnpA gene encoding ribonuclease P protein component, which gives rise to MERFGRQYRLLKTEEFSSVFAFRKQRRGELLQILYSAANPYGHARLGLVVAKKTARRAHERNYMKRVIRDWFRRHKNTLPPCDFIVRVRRAFDCAEAPAARAELARLMAAAKKKRV
- the rpmH gene encoding 50S ribosomal protein L34, translated to MKRTYQPSVTKRKRTHGFLVRSRTRGGRAVLAARRAKGRKRLAV
- the dnaA gene encoding chromosomal replication initiator protein DnaA; amino-acid sequence: MHASTLAEFWPLCLRRLHDTLDVRQFDTWIAPLTVGEEDGVWAVYAKNQFAANMLRNQFADLFESVRAELAPGQSPLVFKAGRGVSYPMAQAEDGKPQVRRPSENAAAADAPAPDSGLAEKRRPAAKQSAQDILAERLKNLPPKAQAEDETKARAEPAAAPPRKPAAADARDVHYSHSNLSPDYTFETLVEGKGNRMAAAAARSIAENPGRSYNPFFLYGSTGLGKTHLVQAVGNELLKNRPDAKVRYMHADDYIRSFMKAVRHNSYDVFKQQYKQYDLLIIDDIQFIKGKDRTMEEFFYLYNHFHNEKKQLILTCDVLPAQIEGMDDRLKSRFSWGLTLELEPPELEMRVAILQKKAEASGVTISEDAAFFIAKYIRSNVRELEGAFKRVEASSRFQKKPIDIDLAAEALQDIVASTYKVITAELILDTVAKHYRVKISELLGKKRTRNIARPRQVAMSLTKDLTSMSLPAIGDAFGGRDHTTVMHGIKAVAKLRQEDPELAQDYEKLLLLIQN